In a genomic window of Prochlorococcus marinus subsp. marinus str. CCMP1375:
- the rimM gene encoding ribosome maturation factor RimM (Essential for efficient processing of 16S rRNA), translating into MCKKIIWLTIGKIVAPQGLSGKVRINPSSDFPERFIKSGDRWLQYDNEEPQKIQLNSGRQIPGKSIYVVEFQGIDDREKAKALVGKKLLIDSSHRPTLAPGEFHLLDLLGLKVRLKNDHREIGEVTNLTSAGNDLLEVRLLSGKKVLVPFVKEIVPEIKLQEGWLMVCPPPGLFDL; encoded by the coding sequence ATGTGTAAAAAGATTATTTGGTTAACCATTGGAAAAATCGTTGCTCCTCAAGGCTTGAGTGGCAAGGTAAGAATTAATCCAAGTAGTGATTTTCCAGAACGATTTATCAAATCAGGTGATAGATGGTTGCAATACGATAATGAAGAACCTCAAAAAATCCAATTAAATTCTGGAAGACAGATTCCTGGTAAATCAATTTATGTTGTTGAGTTTCAAGGAATAGATGATAGAGAAAAAGCAAAAGCGCTAGTAGGAAAAAAATTATTAATTGATTCATCTCATAGACCGACTCTTGCTCCAGGAGAATTCCATCTCCTAGATCTTCTTGGATTAAAGGTCAGATTGAAAAATGATCATAGAGAAATAGGAGAAGTTACTAATTTAACTAGTGCTGGTAATGACCTATTAGAAGTAAGATTATTATCAGGCAAAAAAGTTTTAGTTCCCTTTGTGAAAGAAATTGTTCCAGAAATCAAGCTTCAGGAAGGCTGGTTAATGGTTTGTCCTCCCCCAGGTCTATTTGATCTTTAA
- the rnc gene encoding ribonuclease III, producing the protein MTKKDIVSIVSKERAEEIYGLLTQSNLHSSDIEVIKKNEDYCLKILNEALTHTSFNLSINHERLEFQGDAVLRLAASEYIQSHFPKLSVGDRSALRAQLVSDRWLAKVGYKIGIKTTMLIANKALKDEAATDTICAEGTEALIGALYECLRNIDAIQNWLEPYWNIESEEVLADPHKQNEKSALQEWSQGQGLNKPIYTIKEISKQHGDLKRFYCTVHIQNDFRGEGWGSSRKKAQKEAAKEALKKLTN; encoded by the coding sequence ATGACTAAAAAAGACATAGTTTCAATAGTTTCAAAAGAAAGAGCTGAGGAAATCTATGGATTGTTGACGCAAAGTAACCTGCATTCTTCAGATATAGAAGTAATCAAAAAAAACGAAGATTACTGTTTAAAAATACTTAACGAAGCCCTAACACATACATCTTTTAACTTATCAATCAATCATGAAAGATTAGAATTTCAAGGTGATGCGGTTCTACGGCTGGCTGCTTCTGAATACATTCAATCACACTTCCCTAAACTATCAGTTGGAGACAGGTCTGCATTAAGAGCACAATTAGTCAGTGACAGATGGCTGGCAAAAGTAGGTTACAAAATAGGTATTAAAACAACAATGCTTATAGCCAACAAAGCATTAAAAGATGAAGCTGCAACTGACACTATATGTGCAGAAGGTACTGAGGCTTTAATAGGAGCTTTGTACGAATGCTTAAGGAACATAGATGCAATACAAAATTGGCTGGAGCCATATTGGAATATTGAAAGCGAGGAGGTACTTGCAGATCCACATAAACAAAATGAGAAGTCAGCACTTCAAGAGTGGAGTCAGGGTCAGGGATTAAACAAACCTATCTACACAATCAAGGAAATTTCAAAGCAACATGGTGATTTAAAGAGGTTCTATTGCACAGTTCATATACAAAATGATTTTAGAGGCGAAGGCTGGGGGAGCTCACGAAAAAAAGCTCAAAAAGAAGCAGCAAAAGAAGCTCTGAAAAAGTTGACCAACTAA
- the fabF gene encoding beta-ketoacyl-ACP synthase II, giving the protein MMEKLHRVVITGLGAITPIGNTVADYLSGLKSGLNGVGPISLFDASQHACRFAAEVSNFDPTGLLEPKESKRWDRFSKFGVIAAKEAIADSGLIIDDANASRIGVIIGSGVGGLLTMETQAQVLNNKGPGRVSPFTVPMMIPNMATGLTAIALGAKGPSSAVATACAAGSNAIGDSFRLLQLGKADAMICGGAEASITPLGVAGFSSAKALSFRNDDPSSASRPFDADRDGFVIGEGSGVLILETFDHAKERNAQIYAELIGYGTTCDAHHITAPSPGGIGGAEAIKETIQDGKINIEEIDYINAHGTSTAANDKNETSAIKNALGERARQIPISSTKSMTGHLLGGSGGIEAVACVLSIKHGVIPPTINYSKPDPDCDLDYVPNTARESKLNVVLSNSFGFGGHNVCLAFRKIN; this is encoded by the coding sequence ATGATGGAGAAACTCCATCGAGTTGTCATTACTGGTCTCGGCGCTATTACGCCTATTGGCAATACCGTCGCAGATTATCTCTCTGGATTGAAATCTGGCCTTAATGGGGTCGGACCAATCTCCCTATTTGATGCATCCCAACATGCCTGTAGGTTCGCTGCAGAAGTATCAAATTTTGACCCTACTGGGTTACTAGAGCCAAAAGAGTCCAAAAGATGGGACCGTTTCTCCAAATTTGGAGTTATTGCTGCAAAAGAAGCAATTGCAGACTCAGGCTTAATTATTGATGATGCCAATGCCTCAAGAATAGGTGTCATCATTGGTTCTGGAGTGGGGGGCTTACTAACAATGGAAACTCAAGCTCAGGTTCTAAATAACAAAGGGCCTGGAAGAGTTAGTCCATTTACAGTCCCAATGATGATTCCCAATATGGCTACAGGACTTACGGCTATTGCTCTTGGTGCAAAAGGCCCTAGTTCAGCAGTAGCAACAGCATGTGCTGCAGGATCAAACGCTATAGGAGATTCTTTTAGGCTGCTGCAATTAGGAAAAGCAGATGCAATGATTTGTGGAGGAGCAGAAGCAAGTATTACTCCCCTTGGAGTAGCAGGGTTCTCAAGTGCCAAGGCTCTCTCATTTCGCAATGATGATCCATCTTCAGCAAGCAGACCATTTGATGCAGATCGAGATGGTTTTGTTATAGGAGAAGGGTCAGGTGTCTTAATTCTTGAAACTTTTGACCATGCAAAAGAACGTAATGCCCAAATTTACGCAGAGTTAATTGGTTATGGCACTACATGTGATGCTCATCACATAACTGCCCCATCTCCTGGCGGAATAGGAGGAGCAGAAGCTATTAAAGAAACCATTCAAGATGGAAAAATCAATATTGAAGAAATTGATTACATTAATGCCCATGGAACAAGCACAGCCGCAAATGACAAAAATGAAACTTCTGCGATAAAAAACGCACTTGGAGAAAGGGCTAGACAAATCCCAATTAGTTCAACAAAATCGATGACAGGTCATCTTCTTGGAGGATCTGGGGGCATTGAAGCCGTAGCATGTGTACTTTCTATTAAACACGGGGTAATCCCACCAACAATCAATTATTCCAAACCAGATCCTGACTGTGATCTGGATTATGTGCCTAACACTGCTCGAGAAAGCAAATTAAATGTTGTGCTTTCTAATTCGTTTGGCTTCGGAGGGCATAATGTGTGCCTGGCTTTCCGAAAAATCAACTAA
- a CDS encoding cation:proton antiporter, with product MLFSPVISVLSTHDIEVAETLIGVIRFLLIFVAARTLAEILVRLSLPTIVGELLAGVLIGASGLHLLIPPSAHASLNNGLINIISSLASIPKEAVPDLYFETFPSLQAVATLGLYALLFLTGLESELEELVAVGTQAFTVAMAGVILPFAFGTLGLMFIFHVDLIPAIFAGASMTATSIGITASVFGELGYLKTREGQIVIGAAVLDDILGIVILAVVVALATGGSLEIAPIVKLVVAATVFVIAPIGLSRTAAPAFDWLLDRLKAPGAVVVASFVILVLSCFVATAIGLEAALGAFAAGLILSSSKNNHAIQQSVLPLVSLFATIFFVLVGAGMDLSVINPLDPASRSALIVAGFLLIVAIIGKIAAGWSFVIDKPTNRLVVGLGMMPRGEVGLIFLGLGTSAGLLTPSLEAAILLMVIGTTFLAPVLLRIVLKDKKPGGGNAIPDDIAADPVGLL from the coding sequence ATGTTGTTTTCACCAGTAATTTCTGTTCTGAGCACTCACGATATAGAGGTTGCAGAAACATTAATCGGTGTAATTAGATTTCTTTTGATATTTGTTGCAGCAAGAACATTGGCTGAGATCTTAGTCAGATTGAGTTTGCCAACAATTGTTGGAGAGCTTTTGGCAGGTGTCTTAATAGGTGCTTCTGGCCTGCATTTGCTGATACCACCAAGTGCTCATGCTTCTTTAAATAATGGTTTGATCAATATAATTAGTTCTCTTGCCTCGATACCTAAAGAAGCAGTGCCAGATTTGTATTTTGAGACTTTTCCCTCTTTGCAAGCTGTTGCGACTCTGGGTCTATATGCATTGCTATTTCTAACAGGTTTAGAAAGTGAATTAGAAGAGCTTGTTGCAGTTGGCACCCAAGCCTTCACTGTTGCTATGGCAGGTGTGATATTGCCGTTTGCATTTGGAACATTGGGATTGATGTTTATTTTTCATGTCGATTTAATACCTGCAATATTTGCTGGTGCTTCTATGACAGCTACAAGTATTGGTATAACAGCAAGTGTTTTTGGAGAGCTTGGCTATCTAAAGACTCGTGAAGGACAGATAGTTATTGGAGCAGCTGTTCTTGATGACATTCTTGGAATTGTTATTCTTGCGGTTGTAGTAGCTTTGGCAACAGGTGGTTCATTAGAAATTGCCCCAATTGTGAAACTTGTTGTTGCAGCAACAGTTTTTGTAATAGCACCCATTGGCTTAAGCAGAACTGCAGCGCCAGCTTTTGATTGGTTGTTAGATAGGCTTAAGGCTCCAGGAGCGGTAGTAGTAGCTTCTTTTGTGATTTTGGTTCTTAGTTGTTTTGTAGCTACAGCAATTGGTCTTGAAGCTGCTTTGGGTGCATTTGCTGCTGGCTTGATTCTGAGTAGCTCAAAAAATAATCATGCAATTCAGCAATCTGTTCTACCTCTCGTATCTTTATTCGCAACAATTTTCTTTGTTTTAGTTGGTGCTGGAATGGATCTCTCGGTAATCAACCCTTTAGACCCAGCGAGTCGCTCAGCTTTGATTGTTGCAGGATTCCTTTTGATAGTTGCAATTATTGGAAAGATTGCAGCTGGTTGGTCTTTTGTAATTGATAAGCCAACTAATAGATTAGTTGTTGGTTTAGGAATGATGCCTCGAGGCGAAGTGGGATTGATTTTTCTAGGTCTTGGTACTAGTGCAGGATTACTTACACCTTCCTTAGAAGCTGCAATTCTTTTGATGGTTATAGGAACAACTTTTCTTGCTCCTGTGCTACTTAGAATTGTTCTTAAAGATAAAAAGCCTGGAGGAGGGAATGCAATACCTGATGATATTGCTGCGGATCCTGTAGGTTTGCTTTGA
- the psaC gene encoding photosystem I iron-sulfur center protein PsaC: MSHSVKIYDTCIGCTQCVRACPLDVLEMVPWDGCKAGQIASSPRTEDCVGCKRCETACPTDFLSVRVYLGDETTRSMGLAY; the protein is encoded by the coding sequence ATGTCCCACTCAGTAAAGATCTACGACACATGCATTGGCTGCACTCAATGTGTAAGGGCTTGTCCTCTTGATGTACTAGAGATGGTTCCATGGGATGGCTGTAAGGCAGGTCAGATTGCCTCATCACCTCGAACAGAGGATTGTGTGGGTTGTAAAAGATGTGAAACTGCTTGTCCCACTGATTTTCTAAGCGTCAGGGTCTATTTAGGAGACGAAACTACTCGCAGCATGGGCTTGGCTTACTAA
- a CDS encoding glycogen/starch/alpha-glucan phosphorylase, which produces MSSSQPKDLRLPTPGCYADPIKAGIDADAVFDGMTEHLFFSLGKLATTASLRDLYMALSYAVRDRLMTRYLASQEAIRAKPQKTVAYLSAEFLIGPQLNNNLLNLGITKEAEEAVGRFGIESLSHILEVEEEPGLGNGGLGRLAACYMESLASLQVPAIGYGIRYEFGIFNQLIRDGWQVEVTDKWLKGGWPWELPQPDESCFVGFGGRTESYVDEKGKYRSRWIPSEHAIGVPHDIPILGYRVNNCDRLRLWRADATESFDFYAFNIGDYYGAVEEKVASETISKVLYPNDGTDEGRRLRLKQQHFFVSCSLQDMLRSLEKRGIEVEDFSEHWTVQLNDTHPAIAVAELMRLLIDHYHFEWEKAWHITTSSVAYTNHTLLPEALEKWDLDLFSSLLPRHLDLIYEINKRFLQQVRLRYPGNDLILRKLSIIDEDGCKAVRMAHLATIGAHHVNGVAALHSDLIKRQLMPEFAELWPEKFTNITNGVTPRRWVGLANPELSSLLDKEVGKDWITNMELLKKLEQKENDSGFLELFSKTKLSGKRKLAGYIHRQTGVLVDPSSLFDVQVKRIHQYKRQHLNALQVIAQYLRIKNGVDQDIAPRTVIFGGKAAPGYFMAKLMIRFINGIADVVNADPDMDGRLRVVFLPDYNVKLGEQVYSATDLSEQISTAGKEASGTGNMKFAMNGALTIGTLDGANIEIRDRVGSENFFLFGKTESEIVELRENQYDPKTYISNCKELSEALRLVEVGHFSNGDSELFLPLINSLTGSDPFFVMADFADYLRAQDEVNKVWKNPQKWNRMALLNTARSGFFSSDRSIKEYCKSIWKVKPLDVEISCDIN; this is translated from the coding sequence ATGAGCAGCTCTCAGCCTAAAGATCTGCGTCTGCCTACTCCTGGATGTTACGCAGATCCAATCAAAGCTGGCATTGATGCAGATGCAGTCTTTGATGGAATGACTGAGCATCTATTTTTTAGCCTTGGGAAACTTGCTACAACAGCTAGTCTCAGAGATCTTTATATGGCATTGAGCTATGCAGTAAGAGATAGATTGATGACTAGATACCTTGCATCACAAGAAGCAATACGTGCAAAGCCACAGAAAACAGTAGCTTATTTGTCTGCAGAATTCTTAATTGGACCTCAATTAAACAATAATTTACTCAATCTAGGAATTACAAAAGAAGCAGAAGAAGCAGTAGGAAGATTTGGAATTGAATCGCTTAGTCATATTCTTGAGGTAGAAGAAGAACCAGGCTTAGGTAATGGTGGTTTAGGAAGACTGGCAGCTTGTTACATGGAATCACTTGCCAGCTTGCAAGTTCCCGCAATTGGATATGGCATTCGTTATGAATTTGGTATTTTCAATCAACTGATAAGAGATGGATGGCAAGTTGAAGTAACAGATAAATGGCTCAAAGGAGGTTGGCCCTGGGAATTACCACAGCCTGATGAATCATGCTTTGTAGGATTTGGAGGTCGTACAGAAAGTTATGTAGATGAGAAAGGGAAATATCGCTCGCGCTGGATTCCATCAGAACATGCTATAGGGGTTCCTCATGACATTCCTATTCTTGGATATAGAGTAAACAATTGTGATCGCCTACGTTTATGGAGGGCAGATGCAACTGAAAGTTTTGACTTTTATGCTTTCAATATTGGTGATTATTATGGCGCAGTAGAAGAAAAAGTGGCTTCGGAAACAATTTCCAAAGTGCTCTATCCAAACGACGGAACTGATGAAGGTAGACGTTTAAGACTTAAGCAGCAACACTTTTTTGTTAGCTGTTCTCTGCAAGACATGTTGAGAAGTTTAGAAAAAAGAGGAATTGAAGTTGAAGACTTTTCAGAGCATTGGACAGTCCAACTCAATGACACGCACCCAGCCATTGCAGTTGCAGAATTAATGCGACTACTAATAGACCATTACCATTTTGAATGGGAAAAAGCTTGGCACATCACTACAAGCTCAGTTGCATATACAAATCACACGCTTCTCCCAGAAGCATTAGAAAAATGGGATTTAGATTTATTTAGTAGCCTCCTTCCAAGACACTTAGATTTAATTTACGAAATCAATAAAAGATTCTTACAACAAGTTCGCCTACGTTATCCAGGTAATGATTTGATTTTAAGAAAACTCTCAATAATTGATGAAGATGGTTGTAAAGCAGTGCGAATGGCTCATTTAGCAACAATTGGCGCACATCATGTAAATGGAGTGGCTGCCTTACATTCTGATCTAATTAAAAGACAATTAATGCCTGAATTTGCTGAATTATGGCCAGAGAAATTTACAAACATTACTAATGGCGTAACTCCTAGAAGATGGGTTGGCCTTGCTAATCCTGAACTGTCTTCTCTTTTGGATAAAGAAGTTGGTAAAGATTGGATTACCAACATGGAATTACTTAAAAAACTTGAACAAAAAGAAAATGATTCTGGATTCCTAGAATTGTTTTCTAAAACAAAACTATCAGGGAAAAGAAAATTAGCTGGATATATTCATAGACAAACAGGTGTTTTAGTTGATCCATCAAGCTTGTTTGATGTTCAAGTTAAACGAATCCATCAATATAAACGTCAACATTTAAATGCTCTACAAGTGATTGCCCAATATCTGCGAATTAAAAATGGAGTAGATCAAGACATTGCTCCAAGAACTGTAATCTTTGGAGGCAAAGCAGCGCCTGGTTATTTCATGGCAAAACTGATGATTCGATTCATTAATGGAATTGCTGACGTTGTTAATGCAGATCCTGATATGGATGGTCGTCTGAGAGTTGTTTTCTTACCTGACTACAATGTAAAACTTGGCGAGCAAGTTTATTCAGCTACTGACTTATCAGAACAAATTTCAACGGCTGGTAAAGAAGCATCTGGAACTGGAAATATGAAATTCGCAATGAATGGTGCGCTGACTATTGGAACACTTGATGGAGCAAATATAGAAATTAGAGATCGTGTTGGATCAGAAAATTTCTTTTTATTTGGAAAAACAGAGAGTGAAATCGTAGAGCTGAGAGAAAATCAATATGACCCTAAAACTTATATAAGCAATTGTAAGGAATTATCTGAAGCTTTAAGACTAGTCGAAGTAGGCCATTTCAGTAATGGAGATAGTGAGTTATTCCTCCCATTAATAAACAGCCTAACTGGCAGTGATCCATTTTTTGTCATGGCAGACTTTGCTGACTATCTACGTGCACAAGATGAAGTAAATAAAGTTTGGAAAAATCCTCAAAAATGGAATCGTATGGCGCTTCTAAATACTGCTAGATCTGGATTCTTCTCTTCAGATAGATCGATTAAAGAATATTGCAAATCAATCTGGAAAGTTAAACCATTAGATGTAGAAATATCTTGTGATATCAATTAA
- the acpP gene encoding acyl carrier protein, with amino-acid sequence MSQEAILEKVRSIVAEQLSVEASEIKPDSNFQNDLGADSLDTVELVMALEEAFDIEIPDEAAEGITTVGDAVKYIEDKQS; translated from the coding sequence ATGTCTCAGGAAGCAATTCTCGAAAAAGTTCGTTCAATCGTTGCTGAACAACTCAGTGTTGAAGCAAGCGAAATCAAACCTGATTCGAACTTCCAAAATGACCTCGGAGCAGACTCACTCGACACTGTTGAGCTTGTTATGGCATTAGAAGAAGCCTTCGATATCGAAATTCCTGACGAGGCTGCGGAAGGCATAACCACTGTTGGAGATGCCGTTAAGTACATAGAAGACAAGCAGTCTTGA
- the glmS gene encoding glutamine--fructose-6-phosphate transaminase (isomerizing) → MCGIVALVGSREASPILLEGLKKLEYRGYDSAGLATVNTSKGSHKSFITCKKAKGKLINLLNLVEQDGAPGHIGIGHTRWATHGKPLEQNAHPHMDSVGEVAVVQNGIIENYTLLKKKLEDRGISFSSDTDTEVIPHLISEEIKRLKKDGHETNDQLFLLAVQTVLDYLEGSYALAVIWTATPDALIVAKSKAPLLIGFGEGEFLCASDTPAFAGFTRAVLSLEDQELALLTPLGVEIYNSSGERQYRSPSFINGYESDIEKGNFRHFMLKEIFEQPATADLWISRYLPDDLPVEAPVALPFDNSFFDPIEEIQILACGTSRHAAMVGAYLLEQFAGIPTTVFFASEFRYAAPPLAPNTLTIGVTQSGETADTLSALAMEHERRSACNDIAFASRQLGVTNMVESSLARQVSNILDIGAGLEVGVAATKTFLGQLLTFYGLAIMFAARRKARSANEILDLCNQLRSLPKQLRNLIETHNELTEKLSHQFSETKDVIFLGRGINYPIALEAALKLKEISYIHAEGYPAGEMKHGPIALLDKKVAVVSIATKGIVFEKALSNAQEAKARDACLIGIGPKVPETDIFDHLLPIPQVSEWISPLLTIIPMQLLSYHIAAHRGLDVDQPRNLAKSVTVE, encoded by the coding sequence ATGTGTGGAATAGTAGCTTTAGTTGGCTCTCGTGAAGCGTCGCCGATTCTTTTAGAAGGGCTGAAAAAACTTGAATATAGAGGTTATGATTCTGCTGGTTTAGCAACTGTCAATACTTCAAAAGGGAGTCACAAATCTTTTATTACTTGTAAAAAAGCAAAAGGTAAACTAATTAATCTTTTGAATTTAGTAGAACAAGATGGTGCTCCGGGTCATATAGGAATAGGTCATACTCGTTGGGCAACTCATGGAAAGCCATTAGAACAGAATGCACACCCTCATATGGATTCAGTAGGGGAAGTAGCTGTAGTTCAAAATGGAATTATTGAGAATTACACTTTATTGAAAAAGAAATTAGAGGATAGGGGGATTTCATTCTCTTCGGATACAGATACAGAGGTCATTCCACATTTAATTTCTGAAGAAATTAAAAGATTAAAAAAAGATGGACATGAAACGAATGATCAGCTTTTTCTATTAGCTGTTCAAACAGTTTTAGATTATCTAGAAGGATCGTATGCGCTTGCGGTTATTTGGACTGCAACTCCGGATGCTTTGATTGTTGCAAAGAGCAAAGCCCCTCTATTAATAGGTTTTGGGGAAGGGGAGTTTCTATGTGCAAGTGATACGCCTGCTTTTGCAGGATTCACGAGAGCAGTTTTATCTTTAGAAGATCAAGAATTGGCTCTATTAACCCCTTTAGGTGTTGAAATCTATAATTCTTCAGGAGAACGACAATATAGGTCGCCTTCATTTATTAATGGATATGAAAGTGATATAGAAAAAGGTAACTTCAGACATTTCATGCTCAAAGAGATTTTTGAGCAGCCTGCAACTGCGGATCTATGGATTTCAAGATATCTGCCTGATGACCTGCCGGTTGAAGCACCTGTTGCTCTCCCATTTGATAATTCCTTTTTTGACCCAATTGAAGAAATACAGATTTTGGCTTGTGGCACTAGTCGTCATGCAGCAATGGTAGGGGCTTATCTTCTGGAACAATTTGCTGGAATTCCTACTACGGTTTTTTTTGCTAGTGAATTTCGTTATGCAGCGCCTCCTTTAGCTCCAAATACTTTGACTATTGGTGTGACACAGTCTGGAGAGACAGCAGACACTCTTTCCGCTTTAGCAATGGAACATGAAAGACGCTCTGCTTGTAATGATATTGCGTTTGCTTCCAGACAATTGGGTGTGACCAATATGGTGGAAAGTTCCTTGGCACGACAAGTGTCTAATATTCTTGATATAGGAGCGGGATTAGAAGTTGGTGTTGCAGCTACAAAAACTTTTCTAGGCCAATTATTAACTTTTTATGGTTTAGCAATAATGTTTGCAGCTAGAAGAAAAGCACGTTCTGCAAATGAAATATTAGATTTATGTAATCAATTGCGGTCCTTACCTAAGCAATTAAGAAATCTTATAGAAACGCATAATGAGCTAACAGAAAAACTCTCGCACCAATTCTCTGAGACTAAAGATGTCATATTTTTAGGCAGAGGAATCAATTATCCAATAGCCCTGGAAGCAGCATTAAAGCTTAAGGAAATTAGTTATATACATGCAGAAGGATATCCTGCTGGTGAAATGAAACACGGTCCAATTGCCTTATTAGATAAGAAAGTTGCAGTAGTATCAATAGCCACTAAAGGTATTGTTTTTGAAAAAGCTTTAAGCAATGCGCAAGAAGCTAAAGCTAGGGATGCATGCTTGATTGGTATAGGACCTAAAGTTCCAGAAACTGATATTTTTGATCACTTATTACCAATCCCACAAGTCAGTGAATGGATTAGTCCCTTGTTAACAATAATTCCTATGCAATTATTGAGTTATCACATTGCAGCTCATAGAGGTTTGGATGTTGATCAACCAAGAAATCTAGCTAAAAGTGTTACTGTAGAATAA
- a CDS encoding NAD(P)H dehydrogenase subunit NdhS, with amino-acid sequence MNNSEGIILPGSSVKVNNPSSIYNGYKGFVQRIAENKAAVLFEGGNWDKLLTIPINELELV; translated from the coding sequence TTGAATAATTCAGAAGGCATTATCTTGCCTGGATCTTCAGTCAAGGTTAATAACCCTAGTTCCATTTACAATGGATATAAAGGTTTTGTTCAGCGTATTGCGGAAAATAAAGCAGCTGTGCTTTTTGAAGGTGGTAATTGGGATAAATTATTAACCATTCCTATCAATGAATTGGAATTGGTTTAG
- a CDS encoding mannose-1-phosphate guanylyltransferase/mannose-6-phosphate isomerase, producing MTQSSLIPVILCGGSGTRLWPLSRESYPKQFWDLTGDSNKTLLQQTHQRIQNIRGLQEPYLICNEKHRFIVAEQMREINVQPQAIFLEPVGRDTAPAVTIAALKAQEKGEDPLLLVLSSDHIIANNENFTKAIDEGRQAAESGKLVTFGIYPTAPETGYGYIEATENDNKSLIALPIKRFVEKPDLKTAEQFLKDSRFTWNSGMFLFKASVILQEIERFSPEILSHCKKALKDNSKDLDFLRLNVQAFHKCPSLSIDKAVMEKTNLGAVLQLNAGWNDIGSWQSLWETSTKDKNGNVLKGKVILEDSKNCYLRSEKRLVVGLGVKDLIVVETDDAVLVADRQQSQKVKSIVATLKNNKSAEAKAHTKIYRPWGHYTSIVQGKRWQVKKIEVKSGASLSLQMHHHRSEHWVVVKGTALVERDGEKQLLEENQSTYIPLGCKHRLTNPGKIPLELIEVQSGAYIGEDDIVRIDDNYGRKN from the coding sequence GTGACACAAAGTTCTTTAATCCCAGTAATACTCTGTGGCGGCTCAGGTACTAGGCTTTGGCCGTTATCACGAGAAAGTTATCCAAAACAATTTTGGGATCTTACAGGCGATAGCAATAAGACACTTTTACAACAAACTCATCAACGCATCCAAAACATTAGGGGGCTTCAAGAGCCTTATTTAATTTGCAATGAAAAACATCGCTTTATAGTTGCCGAACAAATGAGAGAAATAAATGTTCAACCACAAGCAATTTTCCTTGAACCAGTAGGTAGAGATACAGCACCAGCAGTCACAATAGCTGCATTAAAGGCACAAGAAAAAGGAGAAGACCCTTTACTTCTGGTTCTATCTTCAGACCATATAATTGCAAATAATGAGAATTTTACAAAAGCAATCGATGAAGGTCGTCAAGCCGCAGAATCAGGAAAACTTGTAACCTTTGGAATATATCCAACTGCTCCCGAAACTGGATATGGATATATAGAAGCAACCGAAAATGATAACAAATCATTAATAGCATTACCTATTAAAAGATTTGTAGAGAAGCCTGATCTCAAAACTGCTGAACAATTTCTTAAAGACAGTCGATTCACATGGAATAGTGGAATGTTTCTTTTCAAAGCCAGTGTCATTCTTCAAGAAATTGAACGGTTCTCTCCTGAGATACTTAGTCATTGCAAAAAAGCACTGAAAGATAATTCAAAAGATCTAGATTTTCTGAGACTAAATGTCCAAGCATTTCATAAATGTCCTAGCCTCTCAATTGATAAAGCAGTAATGGAAAAAACGAACTTAGGTGCTGTACTTCAACTAAATGCGGGATGGAATGACATAGGCAGTTGGCAATCACTTTGGGAGACATCCACAAAAGACAAAAATGGTAATGTCCTTAAAGGAAAAGTAATTTTAGAAGATAGTAAAAATTGTTACTTACGGAGTGAAAAGCGTTTAGTAGTTGGACTTGGTGTGAAAGATTTAATTGTTGTAGAAACTGATGATGCAGTTCTTGTTGCAGATCGCCAACAATCTCAAAAAGTAAAATCAATAGTTGCAACACTAAAAAACAATAAAAGTGCTGAAGCAAAAGCACATACAAAGATTTATAGGCCTTGGGGTCATTACACTTCCATAGTCCAAGGTAAAAGATGGCAAGTAAAAAAAATTGAGGTCAAATCAGGGGCTAGTCTTTCATTACAAATGCATCACCATCGTTCCGAACATTGGGTAGTCGTCAAAGGTACTGCCTTAGTAGAGCGTGATGGAGAAAAACAATTATTAGAAGAGAATCAAAGTACTTATATACCTCTAGGATGTAAGCATAGACTGACTAATCCAGGTAAAATACCCTTGGAATTAATAGAAGTGCAAAGTGGTGCATATATTGGAGAAGACGATATCGTGAGAATTGATGATAATTATGGACGTAAAAATTAA